A genomic stretch from Chitinophaga agri includes:
- a CDS encoding chromate resistance protein ChrB domain-containing protein, whose amino-acid sequence MKWITREHPKIDRIACPWLIRRFIDPEAEIVYVPYEQVITSAKELGATPFDLPGVEFTHYGDKCTFDYFIEKFDIQDPVVHTLAPIVRGADTDQHELALECPGLWAVFCGLAHNVTDDYELLDKGMVIYDALYSWAKYHKGERHTQHTVERLLIDVYNKYLKYGDSKKVPEWAKELKALIQDQIDTNLSLNLKDVSQNLDINPSYLSREFSKYFDNLSYGEYIRKLRIEKAIGLLTSSTYSLTEIAYLTGFSDQSHFTRIFKQHTGKTPSAYKKNFNKGRLK is encoded by the coding sequence ATGAAATGGATCACACGGGAACATCCTAAAATTGACCGTATTGCCTGTCCATGGTTAATCAGGCGGTTTATTGACCCCGAAGCTGAGATTGTATATGTCCCTTACGAACAGGTAATCACAAGTGCAAAGGAACTGGGTGCCACACCATTTGATTTGCCCGGTGTTGAGTTTACGCATTATGGAGACAAATGCACGTTTGACTATTTTATAGAAAAGTTTGATATACAAGATCCCGTAGTCCACACACTGGCACCAATTGTAAGAGGCGCAGATACAGACCAGCATGAACTTGCACTGGAATGTCCGGGACTATGGGCCGTATTCTGTGGACTTGCACACAATGTGACTGACGACTATGAGTTATTAGACAAAGGAATGGTGATTTATGACGCCCTCTATAGCTGGGCCAAATACCACAAAGGTGAACGTCACACACAGCACACAGTAGAACGTTTACTGATCGATGTATACAATAAATACCTGAAATATGGTGATTCCAAAAAGGTTCCGGAGTGGGCAAAAGAATTAAAAGCGCTGATACAGGATCAGATTGATACCAACCTGTCACTGAACCTAAAAGATGTTTCTCAAAACCTGGACATCAATCCATCTTATTTATCAAGAGAGTTTTCTAAGTATTTCGATAACCTTTCTTATGGTGAGTATATTAGAAAACTACGCATCGAAAAGGCGATAGGATTGTTGACCTCATCGACTTACTCACTTACAGAAATTGCTTATTTAACAGGGTTTTCAGATCAAAGTCATTTCACTAGGATATTCAAACAACATACAGGAAAAACTCCTTCTGCTTATAAAAAGAATTTTAATAAAGGACGGCTGAAGTAA
- a CDS encoding DUF1259 domain-containing protein, which produces MAAIWLQSCKSSSGSVPSSLTGPKNDSNTIICLPGSSKLDIAAIERITGMKGAEKNGEYKITIPQNDLQVVVDGFRIIPPMGLGSWACFVPCRDSVMVMGDIVLTETDLFAVQEEVIRQGFTVTGIHNHFVRNHPNVMYMHVDGKGSVTDMAKGVKAIFQRVKIVRGHDPKEGKADSVTNTLSFAKLDAILGQKGELSKGVYKYTIGRPDVMLREHGIPISSFAGFNTWAAWQGSEDKAAVAGDFAMLEDEVEPVINTLIKNGIEVVAVHNHMVHEKPHIFFLHYWGIGPAEKLAIGLKSAIAKTGKGKIH; this is translated from the coding sequence ATGGCAGCTATATGGCTGCAAAGCTGTAAATCCTCGTCCGGGTCTGTACCCAGTAGCTTGACTGGGCCGAAGAATGATTCTAATACAATTATTTGTTTACCGGGCAGCAGTAAATTAGATATTGCGGCAATTGAACGTATCACTGGCATGAAAGGAGCAGAGAAAAATGGGGAATATAAAATAACTATTCCTCAGAACGATCTGCAGGTTGTTGTAGATGGTTTCCGGATCATTCCGCCAATGGGTCTTGGCAGCTGGGCATGTTTCGTTCCCTGCCGAGATAGCGTCATGGTCATGGGAGATATAGTGCTGACAGAAACAGATCTTTTTGCGGTACAGGAAGAGGTGATCAGGCAGGGCTTCACTGTCACAGGGATACATAACCATTTTGTTCGCAATCATCCAAACGTCATGTACATGCATGTTGATGGTAAAGGATCGGTAACAGACATGGCAAAAGGGGTAAAAGCAATTTTTCAGCGGGTCAAGATTGTTCGTGGGCATGATCCAAAGGAAGGGAAAGCCGATAGCGTTACTAACACTTTATCATTCGCTAAACTTGACGCGATACTCGGACAAAAGGGAGAGCTAAGTAAGGGGGTGTATAAATACACCATCGGTAGACCAGATGTGATGCTTCGGGAACATGGAATACCTATCAGTAGCTTTGCCGGATTCAATACCTGGGCTGCCTGGCAGGGAAGTGAAGACAAAGCTGCTGTTGCGGGAGACTTTGCAATGCTTGAAGATGAGGTTGAACCTGTAATAAACACACTTATCAAAAACGGGATTGAGGTCGTTGCTGTCCATAATCACATGGTGCATGAAAAACCTCATATTTTCTTTCTGCATTATTGGGGAATTGGCCCGGCCGAAAAACTGGCTATCGGACTGAAAAGCGCTATAGCCAAAACAGGAAAGGGAAAAATACATTAA